AAGCATTTAGCTTCCCTCTCACCAAACTCCcaagttttaaaaaatgaacttCGCAATTTCTACATCCGAATCCTTACACCGTAACCACTTCTGATTTGGTGCTTCCCCAATCAACAATGTTTCTGGGAATCTCCTTATTACTCAAGATAAGCATAGTCCGATGTTTCAAATTGGGAACACAAGAGTTGGTTCTGACATTCAGATCATCCCAGCAAACGTTGCAGCACTTGTGCATTAAGAATTTATCCATGAAAGGTTTGTCAAAAATAATCTATAGCGTACCTCAGATTCAGCTTCCAATCAAATTGTCCAAAATTACATCGAGTATGGAAAGTACCATTCAGATAGAAACGTATACCAAATGATAACATTGTCCATAAAGAGGAAAACAACTATAGTTTCAAGGTGGAATTGCCAAAATTTGAAGTTGATGAACATTTTCCTAGCAAGTCAGACAACACAATATTGAAGGTAGAAAGGGCACAAATTTACCTCTAGCAAGGTCGGGATGCTCCATTTGACTACATTGTAGACGACGCCACCATTTGACTGATCCAGGCaatcaaatttttggaatatcTGCCCAACCTAGAATAACGCATTTAGTTAGAAATGACCAAGTAGGAACGATTCTGGACACGATGTGAGAGAAATGTACATTTATCAGGGGACATAAAATCCGAAAGATGCACCTGATCTCTACAGAGAATACAGTTTAAGCCTAGTTGCTGTGATTATTAACATGcacagaaggaaagaaaatgttCCAAAGACCAGCATAAGCTCTCATCTAAAAACAAAGAGGAGTATATGAACGGCAGTCCACAGCAACACATAGAAGAAGCTAAACCAAGAATAACTGGAAGAAATGAATTGCTCACGGTATGTTATATCGCAAGAggaagtagaaatttcaatCTTACTACCTGGAAGAAAGGGAGAGTAGCAGCAGACTCAAGAAGAATGAGAACATCACGAGCAGATGTATACTGCAGACGCCATGTCCCATCCAACTTCACCAGATCAATTAGTGCACCGGAACAGTAACACTCTAGGTTCACCTGCCAGCGTTTTATACGGAACAGTGCATCACACACAACCTTCTCTTTGATGATCGAGGACTTAGTTTACAAAAGTTAAGAACCTTGTGAAGGGgggaaatgagagagagagagagagagagagagtttgtttAAATTTAAGAGAAGAGGGGAAGCATGCCATAGCCTCTTCAATGTCAGAACGTTGATGGGCATTGGTAACAAGACCTCGCTGGGTGTCCTGGATAGCTCTTAGAAGATTGTGTTTCTCATTCTCCAACGAAAGCTCTGGCACCTAGAAGCTCAGCAACAGGTAAGCCAAAGATACTGAGATAATCAAAATGCGCAAAAGAAGAAGGGGAGAATCAGGTAACCTGGGCTCTCTGGGTGGCGCAACAAGCCGCTGAACGAGTTCCTCCTTGATGGTGTAGCTTGAACGGGCCATGGCGACTTGCTTGAGAACCATCAGTTTCGCGGGTGTCCGTCTTTGTAGGCCGGAAGGATAACAGAGGTCCAAACGCCAACTCCATTGCTTTACCATATGATGTACAGGCGAGTGGGAGTAgggaaaaatcttaaatttgagATGAGCAAAACTGGGAAAAGTAACGGAAGAGAGGAACCAAGAGGCAATTACCCGTACCCTCCCTCCTTTCCGACGaggtcctcttcttctttccttccatTCCCTAAGTTccctgcccttttttttttttttatggttgcaccgtatgatgatgatgatgatgatgatgatgtggaTTTTGATACTGAGATAATAAAAGAGgcatctttcctttcctttccttcccttTGTATTAGATTCGTAGAATTCCGCGCCTTCTTCTTCGAGAAAATTAAGGATTTACCATGAAGTCGTGCGCGTTGCATCACTTCTTCTCGAAATATTTGATCCCAACTCCTCCTTTTGCTGTGAAACCATCAGCTCTCAAAATCACTCCTTTTTCTCCGAGTAATCATTTTCGAAGAAATTGGGTTTCAAGACCCCTACAACCTCTTTTGGATGTTTTTTATTCTTAAGCTCATTTGGGTTGTCATTCTGCATCACAcacttgaaatgaaatgaagttattttttgaccaaaaaaaaaaatcattttcgacgaaaattgattgattttttcttactttgtcTACTTAAAATGTGActggagatattttttttttctctcatttatttttcatcttgATTCGACTTtaataaataattcattttaAATATAATCGAAATTATTTATGACCAAAATCAACTTAGCTCTTTGCTTGGTTCTTTTTTCCACTTAACGTTATATCAGTCAGGAATACATTGTCCTGCAAAAATAGCTTTACTCCAACCCAACAACGCACATACATCGATCGATCGAgtataaataagaaattaataaaaaaacttcTTCTTGATTTCTTGATTTCGGAGATAGATTGGACCTCAATGCTGGATTATATAGCATCTTCCTCTGTCCCAAGAATACATTATTACCATCTTAGACAATGCATACTACTACTTTGCTTATTCTCTACATCCTGGACTGGACCAGAATGTCCAAGCAACCAGTCAATTACAAGTTATTCATAcccccaacaacaacaacaagaacaaaaaattgatGCAACATCTCCAAAGATTGAATGGGCCACCAGCAGCAACACTTTGCCTatcgcctcaaggtgtgaagaATGTATTCTGCATAAAGATCCCTGCATCATTGACTTTAAATTAGTCTTCGATAAGCGAAAATATGTACATGAAATCTGCCTAACGGGGCGGGGCGCAAAACATCGTGTGATGTCCCCTGTTCTAGTCTGCTGATTTGTGCTCAACTATTTGGTTTCTTGATTGCGTTGAGACATCATCGACTGTTGATTGTGAACTTACATGGAATATTGAATGGCTTCAGTTGCGGTGGACGAGGGTAGAAAATCATTCACAGCAACCTCTTTGTTCTCGTTCTTCTTGTCTGTAACAATCAATCATTAAAGAAAACAGTGGACTTCCAATCACAGACACAAGAAAATCTCAAAGGTGACAAGGATACAATCTTCAAAGAAGCGGCGTATTTCTGAAAGGCGGTGAGGCGCAAGCTGTTTGATGTCGGTATAGTGCTTATATTCGGGATCATCCGCACAGACTGcgattattttgtcatctttttctcCCTGGATTAAGGCCAAAATAAGTTAACCCAATCTTTACGCAAAAGCAACTGCAGGCATCTCTGTTTCTTTCAGAGAGTCCTTTTTACCCATTTGGAGGAGGGGGAAGTACCTGGTCAATCATGGGCATCAGTCCAATGGCTCTTGCGCGTAGAAAGCAACCGGGAACGACTGGTTCCTGTTGAATTCATTCATCAGAGTTAAACCTAGATTGCCTTTACATCATGTGATTCGTACCATTTAAAGATCATCTGAAAATGTAAACCTAGAGAGGACAGTGTCCTGCTTTCATAGCAATCTATATATTCAGACTAACCAAATACACAATATCAGCGTCCAACATCTGCTCTCCATGGAAGCTCAAATCAGGGTTTTCGCCAATGACTTCCCTTGGAGAATGTCAGCTATGGTAATGCAAATTTACAAtattcatctttttcctttcactcAGAGAGCAAGTTCGCAAGGTTACCGAGGAAGGGCCATATGTTGGTTCATACAAAGAAAAAGtggaaaagccaaaaattaaaaGCCATATTCCATTTGCTGTTAGCAATTGTCGGTGAACTGGTATGAGTTCACCAAATCAGCCCAACCTTTCTTATCGCAATGCTAGCAATAGAATACATCAACatcacatttatcctaaactagttggggtcggcagtCGAtgaacacaaaaataaataaaattgtaatacttttgcaattgaatgaccgaaaggaaaaattattataGCAGAAGGCCCTTCATCTAGTTTGACAAGCTGAGGAGATATGCTGAACAGCAATCAAGAAGTGAAAGAGATCACCTGCATGAGAACTAACACGTCGAGTGGATCATTGTCTTCACATAACGTTCTGGGAATGAAACCATAGTTATGAGGATAGACTACAGATGAGTATAATATCCTGTCAACCTGCGTGTAATAGTACTGTGATTCAGGAAAGCAATGACgctttaaagaaacaaaaggggtAACTGTTTAAGCAGGAGAAAATAAACTCAAATTGTGACAAACGTGATCCTCTTGGCAAGGTTCATCTGTCATTTCTCCTCCATCCGAATTCCAACAATTTCAAATCACGAATGGTAACTACTAAACATGGACAAAATGATGCAGAAACATCTAAGAATTGAAATGGCAGACGACAATCTCCACATAGCTGAGACACTTAGCAGGGCTAGGTCTACGAGAGATTTTGCCTTGGACGAAACTCATACCTTAATGAGACCAGTCTTCTTGTCAAGTTCATACTTGACCTTGCTTCCCTTTGTTATCTCAACAACCTTAATTGTCAGAGGAAGAAAGGTAAGGGAAAAAGATTAGAGAGCACACAAATCTTGTTGCTGGGACCTATGGGTTTGAGGACATAATTCAGAAAAACTAATTGTTTATCCAAGTCTATCAGGAACTAGTTCCGTTTCTGATCGAACAAGCGAAATTCAATCCATCTTGCAGTAGGCCAAGTTAGAAACATAAGGAAAAATAGACTCCtagaaagaaaacattttggTTCCTCTTCAACAGTCAAAGTAGAAGCTTATCATAATCAGCACTCGCATTAACATGAGTAAGTTGGGATAGAAACCTacacaattgaaaatttggggagCTTCAGGTCCTGGAGAGAAGATTAAAGGAAATATATTAGCGAGTTCATCGTCATCACAAAATCGTATAGATGATAACAATGTATTCAGCAATCAAAGGATGGGGAAACACCAATTTCAAGGTCATGCCAAGGATGAGCAGCAACTGATCTCCTCGACAAGGAGGAAAGAATGCGTTCATTCAGGCGTGGAACCGGTCGATCTGGATGGCTTCCATCACCTTCACTCATTTCGATTTGGTGAGAGAGACTGCAAgcaaagatagagagagaagagttgGATCGGAAACTTGAGAAGAAGTGGAGATAATGTCCCATCTCACCATGTCACAAATTCTTACATTCTGTCTAACAAGCAAATAGGCTACACTAAACTGCGCCAGGATCAAAGGAAGGTGCTGTGATTCTATTTAGATGCGGATACGAGACAGCAAGCAAGCAAGAAGGACAGCGTACCTGCAGAGGTAGAAAGTATTGTAAGAGAGGAGGAACATAGGAGAAGAGAGGGGCAAATGTTATATACGCGAGAGGCGGGAGTGGTTCAAACATGAACTTGGCTGTCAGAGCATTAAGCAGAGAGGAGACAGGTGATACTTCCACCTGTTGGGGGGTTGGGGTTTGGTTGGTTATTTTCAGATCCTGGATCCATGGATGCCCTCCTCCCCAGATGCGCAAAACATGGCAATTCCTCCAACACCACTACTATCATTGCCATTGTGTTTGGCAAGACTAATTAAGGGAGAAGAGTAACAACAGAAAATCAGTTTTCCATTCTAGATCATCCTGCTTTTGGAGGGATTTTGTTTAGCAAAATTTAACAGAGATGATCCCAAGGGAAACCCCAATATAGTGCTTGTAACATCTTTTCATGCGTATGTGGATTTTTGTTCATTAATGTCCGTTACAATACATACTAACAAAAGATGAATTGGCAAACATGTTGGATCGGTATTTGCTGAATCATAGTGATTCCTCTGGATGATATGTGATATTACTCGTCTTGAGTTCATGTTGTTTCGTTCGATACCAAGTCGAGTGGCAAGAATGATATCTTATATtagacttagaattttttttttttagattgatatgacaacttcaagtccttatttgaaacaatgtccattccatgctcttatttgagagAATGATGATACTCCAgacccttattttaaataagatccactttaggtccttttatttgaaattttcccaaagtaAAATCAGTGAAAAGTACAATTGCTTCCTGTCAAGAGAATAATCAATCATTTACAAATTATTGAACTCAGAAATACGTGAGGATGCATGACATTTGGTTAGGTGGCACCCCGAACACCTCATCTAATTCATAAAATGCCAATTTCTTAGaatttgaagttgacaaaatgcGTGCTTCACCAGTTGCCACAAACAGGTGACAAAATACATGCCTGTCTGACAAATTTCCACTGCCTCAAGTTCCTCTGTTTTGGAGGAGATTATCTCAAAAGTGCCTCCACTCCACCCACCTAAAGAAAGAATCCTCCATGCTAAGGGACTTGACCGACGAACACAGTAGCCTGCTTCCGGGGTTTGCAGCAAATACACTAGGCAAAGACGGTCAGATGCAAGTTCAGCACATCGATCGGGGACTTGTTTCAGGTCCATTGAAGTGACTGGCTCGACTTGGCTCAATGAGCAAACAGATTCAAGGCTGAGAGGCTTTACAGTCGTCTGTTTCCACAGGAAAAGCTTATGGCTACTGACTTGGTGGCTGTCGTCTCTTTTCAACCATGATATTCTCAATTAAGTGTGGACATTCCCGGCTTGCAGAACTCCCATCTGATTAGATCGGTTTCTGGTCTCAACAGCTTAGCTAAAACTAGGTCAAAGAAAAGATTGCCAACTGATGATATCGACCAAAAATGAAATTCCAGTTGAGCAATTTTGTTGCTAGGAagattagatgaatgctatagTTTATTGCTGAAGATAGCCCTTCCTCGTTACATCAGTGCAATAAGACTAGATCATTTCCGGTGCTTGGAATTTACAAATGCCAAAAGTTTACGAATATTGGTGGGGACTATAATAAGAAATATTCGAAGAACGTTACAGGAAATAGCTCTGGTCTAAGGTTGTTGATGCCGAAATGTGCTCTGCTCATTCCAATTGCAGAAACAGGGAATATTGCACCTCTCACCAGCAACCACTGTTTCAGCTGCTTCCAGTAACCTCACTGTATATATCCttgattttccaaaatagaGCTTCCCTGGAATGTCATTGACCTGATGTCAGGTCTGAGATGTTTGGAGAGGCTTGTGCTCCCGAAATCAAAACTACAGGATGTCTTGGGAGCGTTAGAGTGAAAATTCTGAAACCAAATACAGCAACTTACCTATCTGGTTTGAAAACAAGGTTCTTGTATGCAAACCACTGCAAAAGTAgacacaaaagtgcaatatgagATGAGAGTTACGGATTTTATCACGCTGATGGTTGCCCATTATCAGATGTATATATGAATAAACTGACAAGCGCGCAGTAACTCAGTTGATCGAGGCTGAAAAGGGCATCTAGtagaattcatgcaaatggcATGAATCCACATGTTCACCTGATGTCATAAGCTGTTAGATCGCTCTCAGGACAGTAGCATCACAATCATAAACTGTTCAGAACGAAGGTAATTATGCTCCTTCTGGGGGAAGGGGCAGACTAAAGAAGCAGATTTTGGAAGCCTGATGAACTCACCCCAGTATATCCAATGCCCACCAGCTCAAGAATGCCAGGAATGAGGGGAAGCCTATCGATCGCCTGAAACCAAAATGAATTGATCCCCGCAACAAGCTCAGTCAGAAGTACCAAtgaccatcttttttttttctttctttcttctttagtgAAGAAATgcataaacaaagaaaaaggagagccTCACCGAGATCATTCCGGAAGAGGCCCAGACGGCAACCGCACCAGCGACCGCCAGCGAACTGACGGCGTACTTATCTTCCACTTTGTCCCACTGTTTGTTTGAACAAGGTACAATGCCGACGAATCAATCGACTTTGAAAATTgaacccttttcttttgttgttgtgaCAAGGGCATAAAAATTAACAAGGGCGGAGACGGAGTGGAAGAATTACAGCTTCTTTGGCGGATTTGAGAATCTCAGGGAGCTCGGCGGCGGCGACTTCGGCAGGAACCTCACCAGTAGCCATAGCCGCCACATTGCGCGCAATCTTACGACCTGAAGAAGCGCGCGTTTtatagccaaaaaaagaaaagaggggtCAGCGACAGAGAAGGGAGTACagtatatgtatgtatgtatgtagagagagagagagagagagagaggaggaggaggaggagtgtcCGTACAATAAGCGGAAGCAGAAGAAAGAGGGGGAGAGTGGAGAGCAGGGGGAGGGGGAAGGGAGGTGAGGAGGGCGGTCAAGCTCTTCTGGGGCTGAGGTTGACGAGGGGCCTTGCCGTCCACCACAAGCGTAGACAGTgcggaggaggacgaggatgtGCTGGTCGacgccatcttcttcttttgccaaGAGTCGAACTCCGCCCCCCTGCTCacgaaaaagcaaaaagcaaacgagagagagagagagagacgggtcGAGGTTATGTGTTCggagggggggagagggggaggggagggagagagccaCCACTGGTTGGCTGCTGTTGCTATGGTGCGGATGGATATTGTTGCTGACATGGCTGCACCAGAGCCTTTTCTCCCCCTCCCCGTGGATTTGGATAGCTTTCTCATTTCTTGAGAGCTGTGTCCCTACTTCCACAGAACCAAACAGGGCACCTCCCAAATATCTTCCCTCCATCATTTTCATCACGGAATCTCTCACTAACTCTCTTGCATTTCCGTTTTACCTCCTCCTTCTGGATCAGGATTCATTCAAGCGTCGAAAATGAACAAAGATAAGATATGGGATTTCTTCCCTGTTCTgacctttttcttctctttggatAATTCAACAAATAGAATAGAGAACAGGAAATTCCTTAGGCAATTCATCCCCATTCGGCCAAGTTTAATCCAAATTTGGATCCTTTAGTGTGTTTATGATGAGTTTAGAGGATTAGGCCAAACAACATTATGATGCTCTTCTTTTCAGGCAACGGTAGAGCCGAAAGGAATGGACGGAATGATGGTCTGCATTGACAACGGTTATTCTCTCCCCCTGTTTCTTCCagcccccttttctttttaccgtTGCCTCTTGTTTTCTTTCGCCCCGTGCAAAAtacttattttatattttacatgACATATGACTTTATGCATTGGGGCAAGAGAATCTATTCAAATGTCAACTAAACAATAATTATGGATGATTAAGGCCAAAACTAAGAATGTCAAGCAGTGCCATGGGGCCATCATCACACAATCCTGGTTTAGGTATATGCAGATTGTTACAGAGAAGAGAACTTCTGTGTCTTTTGGAATCGCTGTCATGGATAGGAGAGGCCTCAGGCAGCAGTATGCTGAGCCAACACGTGCACATCCATTAACAAATGATCTCTGACTTCTATCCATCTAGGACATAAGCTTTGATCTGCTGCAAGAACGACAAGTAGCTTACTTAGCTCGATCTGCAACATGGGCAATTGCCTTTCTTGTAAAGGGTTTCGGCAGGTCGAACAAATCGTAGAAGTAGCAACGACTGCCAGTGGCATCATGCAGTTCAAGGTACCCATCACACCCCAATGCATCACCAATGAATTCCCAGGTCATGCAATCTTCCGGAGCAGCGACTCTTTCTCAGGCCCTCTTCTTCACAACGAAGAGCTCCATCCTGGAGAATTGTACTACTTGCTCCCACTTCAGTCACTTAGGGGATCCATATCGGCTACGTCTAGACCCAGCTACCGCATTTCCCTCGATCACCAGGGAATGATGCTTGGAAAGGCAGACCCTGAGGTGCTTCCTAGATGCAACAGCGCTGGAGTGTGGAAGGTGAAGTTACTCATAAGCCCTGAGCAGTTAACCGAGATACTGTCTCAGGAGGCTCGCACAGAGGCACTGATCGAGAGTCTCCGAACTGTGGCCAAGTCTGGTCATGTTGTTGGTAATGGAGCATCTTCCGTGGCCGATTCAGAGTACTGCAGCCTATCCCAGAGTTAAGTGGCGTCCTCCATGTATTGTACTTTGTTCCTATGTTTGTTTGCTCTTCTTCATGTTCCGTTCCTCGAAGTAGTCCATCTTTCAATATGACTGCAGTGTCGGTAACCAATGTCACTAATTAGACAAAGGTCTTTGTGGATATGGGAGATGTCTAGAGGACTGTCTCTCTTTCATAGACCTAGATTGAAGAGCATACCCTGCTGAATCATTGTCCAACACTTGCATTATACATTCTGCTCCTTTTGCACGGTTTGGAAGCTATAGAAGATAAAGATATATGCGTCTTGTTGGCCAAGTTAAGTTTTATGGTGGAACATCTCCAGATTAAATTGAGCGTCCCCATTGAAGAAGCTGAAGGTTAAATGGTATACTTCTGCAATATCTCTTGAACATGAGAAGGGGTGTATGTTCAAGATGGGTTGCTGCAGAGTCAATCTAGACTACTAGAACTACTGACGAGAGCTAATATAATACCTTACGTGGCTTAAATAAAATGATAGAAAGAGTCGTTACAGTTACAGGAAGACAAATGGTGCTGTTAGCAGTTAGTCAACTACTGATATTGGTTTTGACCCAAAAACATGCTAATATTGGGAGCAAGGGTTAATTTTGAAGCGCATGCAAGGATGATTGTTGCTGTTCTAAGATCAACAATCATCCTCATCCAAACTGAACAGGTCTATCTAGGTGAACTCATTCTGGGGTAAGATGCTTGATATACAGATAATTCACAGCAACTATATCAGCAAGTGACTGAGCTCTCCTGCTCTCCCTTATTTTCTGCATGAGCGCGAAAAAATGCTTGAAAgtaagtttttgtttttatatcaCTGGGGCATCCAACATCAGTTGCCACTGATTAATCCTCAATGGATGTGGCCCAACAAAAGCAAGTTCCGACATGTAAGTATCACGGTCCAGCAAAATCCTCGACCGAGGATGGACCGTGGCACGAGCAATCGACCATGCAGTGATGCATTCAATGAACTAACTCATGGTCGACCACGAGGATCAACCTTGATCAATCCAACTCAGCCAAATGATCGATGCACGAACAATGCTGACAGCCGGATGATTGATGCACAGACCGAGTCATTAATCATGTTGAACCACCAGCTGATCGATCCATGGATGATGCAAAGTCCATGGGCACTCGATGCAAAGTTGGTGGGCGAACAATACAAGATAGCCGGATGGTCGATGCAAGAACGATACAACATAAC
This sequence is a window from Rhodamnia argentea isolate NSW1041297 chromosome 3, ASM2092103v1, whole genome shotgun sequence. Protein-coding genes within it:
- the LOC115753534 gene encoding soluble inorganic pyrophosphatase 1 isoform X1; its protein translation is MFLLSYNTFYLCSLSHQIEMSEGDGSHPDRPVPRLNERILSSLSRRSVAAHPWHDLEIGPEAPQIFNCVVEITKGSKVKYELDKKTGLIKVDRILYSSVVYPHNYGFIPRTLCEDNDPLDVLVLMQEPVVPGCFLRARAIGLMPMIDQGEKDDKIIAVCADDPEYKHYTDIKQLAPHRLSEIRRFFEDYKKNENKEVAVNDFLPSSTATEAIQYSMDLYAEYILHTLRR
- the LOC115753531 gene encoding probable plastid-lipid-associated protein 10, chloroplastic isoform X2, producing MELAFGPLLSFRPTKTDTRETDGSQASRHGPFKLHHQGGTRSAACCATQRAQLSLENEKHNLLRAIQDTQRGLVTNAHQRSDIEEAMVNLECYCSGALIDLVKLDGTWRLQYTSARDVLILLESAATLPFFQVGQIFQKFDCLDQSNGGVVYNVVKWSIPTLLEEDNGVTLLVSAKFSVLSARNIYLQFEEVTLENINISGELQALIAPALLPRSFLSLQILQFIRAFKARIPLGNQDRRSVGGLYYLSYLDNNMLLGRAVGGGGAFVFTRAQPLES
- the LOC115753536 gene encoding protein CURVATURE THYLAKOID 1B, chloroplastic, whose product is MASTSTSSSSSALSTLVVDGKAPRQPQPQKSLTALLTSLPPPPALHSPPLSSASAYCRKIARNVAAMATGEVPAEVAAAELPEILKSAKEAWDKVEDKYAVSSLAVAGAVAVWASSGMISAIDRLPLIPGILELVGIGYTGWFAYKNLVFKPDREALFWKIKDIYSEVTGSS
- the LOC115753534 gene encoding soluble inorganic pyrophosphatase 3 isoform X2 — translated: MSEGDGSHPDRPVPRLNERILSSLSRRSVAAHPWHDLEIGPEAPQIFNCVVEITKGSKVKYELDKKTGLIKVDRILYSSVVYPHNYGFIPRTLCEDNDPLDVLVLMQEPVVPGCFLRARAIGLMPMIDQGEKDDKIIAVCADDPEYKHYTDIKQLAPHRLSEIRRFFEDYKKNENKEVAVNDFLPSSTATEAIQYSMDLYAEYILHTLRR
- the LOC115753535 gene encoding uncharacterized protein LOC115753535, encoding MGNCLSCKGFRQVEQIVEVATTASGIMQFKVPITPQCITNEFPGHAIFRSSDSFSGPLLHNEELHPGELYYLLPLQSLRGSISATSRPSYRISLDHQGMMLGKADPEVLPRCNSAGVWKVKLLISPEQLTEILSQEARTEALIESLRTVAKSGHVVGNGASSVADSEYCSLSQS
- the LOC115753531 gene encoding probable plastid-lipid-associated protein 10, chloroplastic isoform X1, producing MELAFGPLLSFRPTKTDTRETDGSQASRHGPFKLHHQGGTRSAACCATQRAQVPELSLENEKHNLLRAIQDTQRGLVTNAHQRSDIEEAMVNLECYCSGALIDLVKLDGTWRLQYTSARDVLILLESAATLPFFQVGQIFQKFDCLDQSNGGVVYNVVKWSIPTLLEEDNGVTLLVSAKFSVLSARNIYLQFEEVTLENINISGELQALIAPALLPRSFLSLQILQFIRAFKARIPLGNQDRRSVGGLYYLSYLDNNMLLGRAVGGGGAFVFTRAQPLES